A single genomic interval of Blastocatellia bacterium harbors:
- the argF gene encoding ornithine carbamoyltransferase, whose protein sequence is MKHLLSLADWPREWIEETIEHAVQIKRDPARVARALEGRVLLMLFEKPSLRTRLSFEVAMLQMGGHAIYYDLGASPLGKGKESIADTARTASRYVDAIMARLFRQADLEELAAHASVPVINGLTDHEHPCQVLGDLMTIREKKGRLQGVKLAYVGDGHNNVTHSLLLGGAAVGMHVSVGCPEGQEYEPDATVLQRARAMARETGAAIEIVHNASAAVASADIVYTDTWMSYHIPPEQRAERERRLRSFQVTTDLMRQARPDALFMHCLPAERGAEMTDEVIDGPQSIVFDQAENRLHIQKAILLRLLG, encoded by the coding sequence ATGAAGCATCTCCTTTCCCTCGCCGATTGGCCACGCGAATGGATCGAGGAGACAATTGAACATGCCGTGCAAATCAAACGCGATCCCGCTCGCGTTGCGCGCGCGCTTGAAGGGCGCGTGTTGCTCATGCTCTTCGAGAAGCCGTCGTTGCGCACGCGGCTGTCGTTCGAGGTCGCCATGCTGCAAATGGGCGGGCACGCGATCTACTACGACCTCGGCGCGTCGCCGCTGGGGAAAGGGAAAGAGAGCATCGCCGATACGGCGCGCACGGCCTCGCGTTACGTGGACGCGATCATGGCGCGACTCTTCCGGCAAGCGGATCTGGAAGAGCTGGCCGCGCACGCGAGCGTGCCCGTCATCAACGGTCTGACCGATCACGAGCATCCCTGCCAGGTGCTTGGCGATTTGATGACCATCCGGGAGAAGAAAGGCCGACTTCAGGGCGTGAAGCTCGCCTATGTGGGCGATGGGCACAATAACGTGACGCATTCGTTGCTTCTCGGTGGCGCGGCTGTGGGAATGCACGTGAGCGTGGGTTGCCCCGAGGGTCAAGAGTACGAGCCGGATGCGACCGTTCTCCAACGGGCTCGGGCGATGGCCCGCGAGACAGGAGCTGCGATTGAGATCGTGCACAATGCATCTGCAGCGGTCGCCTCGGCCGACATCGTCTACACGGACACGTGGATGAGCTACCACATTCCGCCCGAACAGCGCGCCGAACGCGAGCGACGTCTCCGATCTTTTCAAGTGACGACGGACCTCATGCGGCAGGCTCGCCCCGACGCGCTCTTCATGCATTGCCTTCCGGCCGAGCGCGGGGCCGAGATGACCGACGAGGTCATTGACGGACCGCAGAGCATCGTCTTCGATCAAGCGGAGAACCGCCTCCACATTCAAAAGGCCATCTTGCTCCGCTTGCTCGGATGA
- the arcC gene encoding carbamate kinase, translated as MSERLVIALGGNALIKPGQAGTIPEQLANLEESLGGVVELIREGHRIALTHGNGPQVGNIVIRVEEARGKAYDLPLDVCVAESQGEMGYLIQRTLQNLLHRRGIARSVVTVLTQVVVDRHDPRLHSPTKPIGPFYTAAQADELRRKGYTLMEDAHRGYRRVVPSPLPLRLVEQEVILQLFESGVIVIVAGGGGIPVALAEDGTLVGIEAVVDKDLASSLLATALKADRLLDLTAVEKVKLYFGTPQEQDIERMTLDEARRYLAEGHFAPGSMGPKIEAAIAFLERGGREVIITRPDVVLAAFRGHTGTHIYPD; from the coding sequence ATGAGCGAACGACTCGTCATCGCCCTTGGCGGCAACGCTTTGATCAAACCGGGGCAAGCCGGGACGATCCCCGAGCAGCTCGCCAATTTGGAAGAATCGCTCGGCGGCGTGGTGGAATTGATCCGCGAAGGACATCGGATCGCGCTCACGCACGGCAACGGCCCACAGGTCGGCAATATCGTCATTCGCGTCGAAGAAGCGCGCGGGAAAGCTTACGATCTGCCGCTCGACGTCTGCGTCGCAGAGTCGCAAGGCGAGATGGGGTATCTCATTCAACGCACCTTACAGAACCTGCTCCATCGGAGGGGCATCGCTCGTTCGGTGGTGACCGTTCTCACGCAGGTCGTCGTAGATCGCCATGATCCACGCCTGCATTCGCCGACCAAACCCATCGGCCCGTTCTACACGGCAGCGCAAGCCGACGAGTTGCGACGCAAGGGATACACGCTCATGGAAGACGCGCATCGAGGCTATCGGCGCGTCGTCCCGTCGCCGCTGCCGCTTCGCCTGGTCGAGCAGGAGGTGATCCTTCAGCTTTTCGAGAGCGGCGTGATCGTCATCGTCGCTGGCGGCGGAGGCATTCCCGTCGCGCTCGCTGAGGATGGGACGCTCGTGGGCATCGAAGCCGTTGTGGATAAGGACCTGGCGTCGAGTCTTCTGGCGACGGCTCTGAAAGCTGACCGGTTGCTCGATCTCACGGCCGTCGAGAAGGTGAAACTCTACTTCGGCACGCCTCAGGAGCAGGACATCGAGCGGATGACGCTTGACGAAGCGCGACGGTACCTGGCCGAAGGGCATTTCGCTCCCGGAAGCATGGGGCCGAAGATCGAAGCCGCCATCGCGTTTCTCGAGCGCGGTGGGCGCGAGGTCATCATCACGCGACCGGATGTCGTGCTCGCGGCTTTTCGCGGTCACACGGGCACACACATTTATCCCGATTGA